One Punica granatum isolate Tunisia-2019 chromosome 3, ASM765513v2, whole genome shotgun sequence genomic window carries:
- the LOC116198868 gene encoding beta-amyrin 28-monooxygenase-like isoform X2: MDLFETCTLYIAILYVSLSLTIYLVRRHKSGADGTALNLPPGRIGWPIIGETLDFVMAGRNGTPEKFVTDRTSRYSSDIFRTSLLGMGDVAVFCGASGNKFLFSGENKYVTSWWPRSINMVLEFPDPEAVDMDNFYNSDAVAKSRSFNLEFVKPEALQRYIPIMDSMAKQHLEADWAPYGEVRAFPLLKKYTFALSCRLIMSIHDPAHLARIEHNFALVTAGLLSVPINFPGTAFNKAVQAGKSMREDLLSIINCRKKEIVDEKDIVVKDLLSRMLLAKDESGQPIMKDTEIGNTIIANLIGSHGTISTTITFVMNYLAEYPDVYKQVLKEQTEIARSKGPDELLNWDDVQKMRYSWMVACEVMRLCPAGPGGYRETHWTPYSTHKDPQYFPDPEKFDPSRFKGSGPVPYTFVPFGGGPRMCPGKEYARVLVLVVMHNLVTNFRWKKTIPDEKIIYNPFPVLVSGLPIRTEPHA, translated from the exons ATGGATCTTTTCGAAACTTGCACGCTTTACATCGCCATCCTCTAtgtctccctctctctcaccATCTACCTCGTCCGCAGACATAAATCAGGAGCTGATGGCACAGCCCTTAATCTTCCACCTGGCAGGATTGGATGGCCAATCATCGGGGAGACCCTGGACTTCGTCATGGCTGGTCGCAACGGCACCCCCGAGAAGTTTGTCACAGACAGGACCAGCAGGTACTCCTCTGACATCTTCCGAACCTCTCTGCTGGGCATGGGTGACGTGGCCGTGTTCTGCGGAGCTTCCGGCAACAAGTTCCTCTTCTCTGGTGAGAACAAGTATGTCACCTCGTGGTGGCCCCGCTCCATCAATATGGTCCTGGAGTTCCCCGACCCCGAGGCTGTGGATATGGATAACTTCTACAATAGCGACGCAGTCGCCAAGAGCCGGAGCTTCAATCTCGAGTTTGTCAAGCCTGAAGCGCTCCAGCGTTACATACCCATCATGGACTCCATGGCAAAGCAGCACCTGGAAGCTGATTGGGCCCCATATGGGGAAGTCAGGGCTTTCCCACTGTTAAAAAAGTACACTTTTGCCTTGTCCTGTCGTCTCATAATGAGCATCCATGATCCCGCGCACCTCGCCAGGATTGAGCACAATTTTGCTCTCGTCACCGCTGGTCTCTTGTCGGTGCCCATAAACTTCCCAGGGACTGCTTTCAACAAGGCGGTTCAAGCAGGGAAGAGCATGCGCGAGGACCTGCTGTCCATTATAAACTGTCGGAAGAAGGAGATTGTGGACGAGAAGGATATAGTGGTGAAGGACTTGCTTTCCCGGATGCTGTTGGCGAAAGATGAGAGTGGCCAGCCAATCATGAAGGATACCGAAATTGGTAATACGATCATTGCAAATCTCATTGGAAGCCACGGCACGATCAGTACTACGATAACGTTTGTGATGAACTATCTTGCTGAGTATCCTGATGTCTACAAGCAAGTCTTGAAAG AGCAGACGGAAATTGCGAGGAGCAAAGGGCCCGATGAGTTACTCAACTGGGATGACGTACAGAAGATGAGGTACTCCTGGATGGTTGCCTGTGAAGTCATGAGGCTTTGCCCCGCTGGTCCAGGCGGCTACCGAGAG ACTCACTGGACTCCATACTCGACGCACAAGGACCCCCAATACTTCCCTGATCCGGAAAAGTTTGATCCCTCAAGATTCAAGGGGAGTGGACCTGTGCCGTACACTTTCGTACCCTTTGGAGGAGGACCTCGAATGTGCCCAGGGAAGGAATATGCCAGGGTACTGGTGCTTGTTGTCATGCACAATCTGGTGACCAATTTCAGATGGAAGAAAACCATCCCCGATGAGAAAATCATCTACAACCCTTTCCCAGTCCTCGTCAGTGGTCTCCCTATCCGCACTGAGCCTCATGCTTAA
- the LOC116198868 gene encoding beta-amyrin 28-monooxygenase-like isoform X1: MDLFETCTLYIAILYVSLSLTIYLVRRHKSGADGTALNLPPGRIGWPIIGETLDFVMAGRNGTPEKFVTDRTSRYSSDIFRTSLLGMGDVAVFCGASGNKFLFSGENKYVTSWWPRSINMVLEFPDPEAVDMDNFYNSDAVAKSRSFNLEFVKPEALQRYIPIMDSMAKQHLEADWAPYGEVRAFPLLKKYTFALSCRLIMSIHDPAHLARIEHNFALVTAGLLSVPINFPGTAFNKAVQAGKSMREDLLSIINCRKKEIVDEKDIVVKDLLSRMLLAKDESGQPIMKDTEIGNTIIANLIGSHGTISTTITFVMNYLAEYPDVYKQVLKEQTEIARSKGPDELLNWDDVQKMRYSWMVACEVMRLCPAGPGGYREVIKDFTYSGFTIPKGWKTHWTPYSTHKDPQYFPDPEKFDPSRFKGSGPVPYTFVPFGGGPRMCPGKEYARVLVLVVMHNLVTNFRWKKTIPDEKIIYNPFPVLVSGLPIRTEPHA; the protein is encoded by the exons ATGGATCTTTTCGAAACTTGCACGCTTTACATCGCCATCCTCTAtgtctccctctctctcaccATCTACCTCGTCCGCAGACATAAATCAGGAGCTGATGGCACAGCCCTTAATCTTCCACCTGGCAGGATTGGATGGCCAATCATCGGGGAGACCCTGGACTTCGTCATGGCTGGTCGCAACGGCACCCCCGAGAAGTTTGTCACAGACAGGACCAGCAGGTACTCCTCTGACATCTTCCGAACCTCTCTGCTGGGCATGGGTGACGTGGCCGTGTTCTGCGGAGCTTCCGGCAACAAGTTCCTCTTCTCTGGTGAGAACAAGTATGTCACCTCGTGGTGGCCCCGCTCCATCAATATGGTCCTGGAGTTCCCCGACCCCGAGGCTGTGGATATGGATAACTTCTACAATAGCGACGCAGTCGCCAAGAGCCGGAGCTTCAATCTCGAGTTTGTCAAGCCTGAAGCGCTCCAGCGTTACATACCCATCATGGACTCCATGGCAAAGCAGCACCTGGAAGCTGATTGGGCCCCATATGGGGAAGTCAGGGCTTTCCCACTGTTAAAAAAGTACACTTTTGCCTTGTCCTGTCGTCTCATAATGAGCATCCATGATCCCGCGCACCTCGCCAGGATTGAGCACAATTTTGCTCTCGTCACCGCTGGTCTCTTGTCGGTGCCCATAAACTTCCCAGGGACTGCTTTCAACAAGGCGGTTCAAGCAGGGAAGAGCATGCGCGAGGACCTGCTGTCCATTATAAACTGTCGGAAGAAGGAGATTGTGGACGAGAAGGATATAGTGGTGAAGGACTTGCTTTCCCGGATGCTGTTGGCGAAAGATGAGAGTGGCCAGCCAATCATGAAGGATACCGAAATTGGTAATACGATCATTGCAAATCTCATTGGAAGCCACGGCACGATCAGTACTACGATAACGTTTGTGATGAACTATCTTGCTGAGTATCCTGATGTCTACAAGCAAGTCTTGAAAG AGCAGACGGAAATTGCGAGGAGCAAAGGGCCCGATGAGTTACTCAACTGGGATGACGTACAGAAGATGAGGTACTCCTGGATGGTTGCCTGTGAAGTCATGAGGCTTTGCCCCGCTGGTCCAGGCGGCTACCGAGAGGTGATAAAGGACTTCACTTACTCCGGCTTTACCATTCCCAAGGGTTGGAAG ACTCACTGGACTCCATACTCGACGCACAAGGACCCCCAATACTTCCCTGATCCGGAAAAGTTTGATCCCTCAAGATTCAAGGGGAGTGGACCTGTGCCGTACACTTTCGTACCCTTTGGAGGAGGACCTCGAATGTGCCCAGGGAAGGAATATGCCAGGGTACTGGTGCTTGTTGTCATGCACAATCTGGTGACCAATTTCAGATGGAAGAAAACCATCCCCGATGAGAAAATCATCTACAACCCTTTCCCAGTCCTCGTCAGTGGTCTCCCTATCCGCACTGAGCCTCATGCTTAA
- the LOC116198868 gene encoding beta-amyrin 28-monooxygenase-like isoform X3, whose amino-acid sequence MDLFETCTLYIAILYVSLSLTIYLVRRHKSGADGTALNLPPGRIGWPIIGETLDFVMAGRNGTPEKFVTDRTSRYSSDIFRTSLLGMGDVAVFCGASGNKFLFSGENKYVTSWWPRSINMVLEFPDPEAVDMDNFYNSDAVAKSRSFNLEFVKPEALQRYIPIMDSMAKQHLEADWAPYGEVRAFPLLKKYTFALSCRLIMSIHDPAHLARIEHNFALVTAGLLSVPINFPGTAFNKAVQAGKSMREDLLSIINCRKKEIVDEKDIVVKDLLSRMLLAKDESGQPIMKDTEIGNTIIANLIGSHGTISTTITFVMNYLAEYPDVYKQVLKEQTEIARSKGPDELLNWDDVQKMRYSWMVACEVMRLCPAGPGGYREGLHILIICVIVNTDHAFRLTGLHTRRTRTPNTSLIRKSLIPQDSRGVDLCRTLSYPLEEDLECAQGRNMPGYWCLLSCTIW is encoded by the exons ATGGATCTTTTCGAAACTTGCACGCTTTACATCGCCATCCTCTAtgtctccctctctctcaccATCTACCTCGTCCGCAGACATAAATCAGGAGCTGATGGCACAGCCCTTAATCTTCCACCTGGCAGGATTGGATGGCCAATCATCGGGGAGACCCTGGACTTCGTCATGGCTGGTCGCAACGGCACCCCCGAGAAGTTTGTCACAGACAGGACCAGCAGGTACTCCTCTGACATCTTCCGAACCTCTCTGCTGGGCATGGGTGACGTGGCCGTGTTCTGCGGAGCTTCCGGCAACAAGTTCCTCTTCTCTGGTGAGAACAAGTATGTCACCTCGTGGTGGCCCCGCTCCATCAATATGGTCCTGGAGTTCCCCGACCCCGAGGCTGTGGATATGGATAACTTCTACAATAGCGACGCAGTCGCCAAGAGCCGGAGCTTCAATCTCGAGTTTGTCAAGCCTGAAGCGCTCCAGCGTTACATACCCATCATGGACTCCATGGCAAAGCAGCACCTGGAAGCTGATTGGGCCCCATATGGGGAAGTCAGGGCTTTCCCACTGTTAAAAAAGTACACTTTTGCCTTGTCCTGTCGTCTCATAATGAGCATCCATGATCCCGCGCACCTCGCCAGGATTGAGCACAATTTTGCTCTCGTCACCGCTGGTCTCTTGTCGGTGCCCATAAACTTCCCAGGGACTGCTTTCAACAAGGCGGTTCAAGCAGGGAAGAGCATGCGCGAGGACCTGCTGTCCATTATAAACTGTCGGAAGAAGGAGATTGTGGACGAGAAGGATATAGTGGTGAAGGACTTGCTTTCCCGGATGCTGTTGGCGAAAGATGAGAGTGGCCAGCCAATCATGAAGGATACCGAAATTGGTAATACGATCATTGCAAATCTCATTGGAAGCCACGGCACGATCAGTACTACGATAACGTTTGTGATGAACTATCTTGCTGAGTATCCTGATGTCTACAAGCAAGTCTTGAAAG AGCAGACGGAAATTGCGAGGAGCAAAGGGCCCGATGAGTTACTCAACTGGGATGACGTACAGAAGATGAGGTACTCCTGGATGGTTGCCTGTGAAGTCATGAGGCTTTGCCCCGCTGGTCCAGGCGGCTACCGAGAG GGATTGCATATATTAATAATCTGTGTTATAGTTAACACGGATCATGCATTCAGACTCACTGGACTCCATACTCGACGCACAAGGACCCCCAATACTTCCCTGATCCGGAAAAGTTTGATCCCTCAAGATTCAAGGGGAGTGGACCTGTGCCGTACACTTTCGTACCCTTTGGAGGAGGACCTCGAATGTGCCCAGGGAAGGAATATGCCAGGGTACTGGTGCTTGTTGTCATGCACAATCTGGTGA
- the LOC116199434 gene encoding beta-amyrin 28-monooxygenase-like translates to MARQHLEADWPPHEDVRVFPLLKKDTLALSCRPLMRVQDPACVTRLAHTFALATAGIMLAPLNFPGTAYNKAIHAGKSLRFDLLPIIKRTKKEIMENKDMVAKDFLSRMLLAEDENGQPVMKETEIGNTIITKLLASHESSSTMITFVVKYLAEHPNVYERVLKGTSRVDTLAAAHLAPPLLPHYSLLLIFEACSAADH, encoded by the coding sequence ATGGCAAGGCAGCACCTGGAAGCTGATTGGCCCCCCCATGAGGATGTCAGGGTCTTCCCACTGCTAAAGAAGGACACCCTTGCCTTGTCCTGTCGTCCCTTAATGAGAGTCCAGGATCCCGCTTGCGTCACTAGGCTTGCGCACACGTTTGCTCTGGCAACCGCCGGCATTATGTTGGCGCCCCTAAACTTTCCAGGGACAGCTTACAACAAGGCGATCCATGCAGGGAAGAGCTTGCGCTTTGATCTGCTGCCCATTATAAAGAGGACGAAAAAGGAGATTATGGAGAACAAGGACATGGTGGCGAAGGACTTCCTGTCCCGGATGCTGCTTGCAGAGGATGAGAATGGCCAGCCAGTCATGAAGGAGACCGAGATTGGTAATACAATCATAACTAAACTCCTTGCAAGCCATGAATCGAGCAGTACCATGATCACATTTGTGGTGAAATACCTTGCCGAGCATCCCAACGTATACGAGCGGGTCTTGAAAGGTACAAGTCGTGTAGATACATTGGCAGCTGCTCACCTGGCCCCACCTCTTCTTCCACATTACAGTCTCTTATTGATTTTCGAAGCTTGTTCAGCTGCAGATCACTGA
- the LOC116199618 gene encoding cytochrome B5-like protein, whose amino-acid sequence MLLVGVAVVLGILCAFLLLPRSQKSSKSKEIRSSADSKKESKVYSKAEVSFHNKRDDCWIIIKNRVYDVTSYVEEHPGGDAILAHAGDDSTEGFFGPQHATRVFDMIEDFYIGDLKL is encoded by the exons ATGCTGCTTGTTGGGGTTGCAGTGGTGTTGGGCATTCTCTGCGCTTTTCTACTGCTCCCGCGGAGCCAGAAATCAA GTAAGAGCAAAGAGATTCGGTCTAGTGCTGACAGTAAGAAG GAATCGAAGGTCTATAGCAAGGCCGAAGTGTCCTTCCACAACAAGAGGGACGATTGCTGGATAATCATAAAAAACAGG GTTTATGATGTCACCTCGTACGTGGAGGAGCACCCTGGTGGTGATGCCATATTAGCACATGCGGGAGATGACTCAACTGAAGGATTTTTTGG GCCGCAGCATGCTACAAGAGTCTTCGACATGATCGAAGATTTCTATATTGGGGATCTCAAGCTATGA